One window of the Colletotrichum destructivum chromosome 6, complete sequence genome contains the following:
- a CDS encoding Putative glycoside hydrolase family 71, protein MSDCRGRDSECAPGGRGEVEAVSWNDYGESHYIGPLDDSQHEAFTVGDAPYNYVKDMPHDGWRKHLPFLIDLFKTGTSSVTKESMVTWFRTFLNDVCADGSTTANTASHLQFEYLPGQVTPDRIYFSVLLARPAELKVSFGGTDYSISDWDYMPDGGVGIYHTSIPVLGAGGAWHAQVVRGSSVVIDYSVPQGISGSCTSGVVNWNPWVGSASASGSVSGKPPRDLSEQTCIQGWGEGTFTNDICKFTCKYGYCPSSACVCANMGEAIKQPKSTGVLGYPANGDANYGGLCNFACNLRYCPSTACSTAKQTPYVPKTSSFNSNTTKAKANPVRHRYQVSCLITYENRRYSTVTTATYISLGVNLLPGFRVTIK, encoded by the coding sequence ATGTCAGACTGCCGCGGTCGGGATTCAGAGTGTGCTCCCGGCGGCCGTGGGGAAGTTGAAGCAGTCAGCTGGAACGACTACGGGGAGTCTCACTACATTGGGCCCCTCGACGATTCTCAGCACGAAGCCTTCACTGTTGGAGACGCCCCTTACAACTACGTCAAGGACATGCCTCACGACGGCTGGAGAAAGCACCTCCCGTTCCTCATTGATCTCTTTAAGACCGGCACGTCCTCTGTCACAAAGGAGAGCATGGTGACTTGGTTCCGCACATTCCTCAACGATGTCTGCGCTGACGGCTCCACTACCGCCAACACGGCCAGCCATCTGCAGTTCGAGTATTTGCCGGGCCAAGTGACGCCGGACCGCATTTACTTCTCGGTTCTCTTGGCCAGACCGGCCGAGCTCAAGGTCTCCTTCGGAGGCACCGACTATTCCATCAGCGACTGGGACTACATGCCCGACGGCGGTGTCGGAATCTACCACACAAGCATCCCGGTCCTTGGTGCTGGCGGCGCCTGGCACGCACAAGTCGTGAGAGGGAGCAGCGTGGTCATCGACTACTCGGTGCCCCAAGGTATCTCCGGAAGCTGTACATCCGGTGTCGTCAACTGGAACCCGTGGGTAGGATCGGCTTCCGCGAGCGGCTCCGTCTCTGGCAAACCCCCAAGAGACCTGTCCGAGCAGACTTGCATCCAGGGCTGGGGCGAGGGCACCTTCACGAACGACATCTGCAAGTTCACCTGCAAGTACGGCTACTGCCCGTCCAGCGCCTGTGTCTGCGCCAACATGGGCGAAGCCATCAAGCAGCCCAAGTCGACAGGCGTCCTCGGCTACCCTGCCAACGGCGATGCCAACTACGGCGGGTTGTGCAACTTTGCGTGCAACCTGAGATACTGCCCTTCCACTGCGTGTTCTACGGCGAAGCAGACCCCGTACGTGCCCAAGACCTCGTCTTTCAACTCAAACACCACCAAAGCCAAAGCTAACCCCGTCAGACATAGATATCAAGTTTCCTGCTTAATAACTTACGAGAATAGACGATACAGCACAGTTACAACAGCGACGTACATCAGTCTTGGGGTAAACCTGTTGCCAGGCTTCAGAGTTACAATCAAGTAA